The following proteins are encoded in a genomic region of Cryptomeria japonica chromosome 11, Sugi_1.0, whole genome shotgun sequence:
- the LOC131041086 gene encoding glycine-rich cell wall structural protein 1.0-like, translating into MEARKLLSGNDSSPSFVSSGGWVIFVVIGVFGVLIVLITIFRCCRRINAGIENTGGNDWSRRNDGGEGNHSGEGGDSVGDVDGGGPNEGLDSHGQSDSHAHGHSHGHHGGFDGHGHSHGHHGGFGGHHDHGHTHGHHGGFDAHHAHGHSHGHHVGFDGHHGGFGGGHHGGFDGGGGFTAGGGGVFTSGGGGFDGGGGGFTSGGGGFTSGGGGFTSGGGGGSTQT; encoded by the coding sequence ATGGAGGCTCGTAAATTGCTTTCTGGGAATGATTCTTCTCCATCGTTTGTGAGCTCTGGTGGGTGGGTTATTTTTGTAGTGATTGGAGTGTTTGGGGTATTGATAGTGCTCATCACTATATTTCGATGCTGTCGTAGGATAAATGCAGGGATTGAGAATACAGGAGGTAATGATTGGAGTCGACGCAATGATGGTGGTGAAGGTAATCATAGTGGTGAAGGAGGAGATTCAGTTGGAGATGTGGATGGAGGAGGCCCAAATGAAGGATTGGATAGTCATGGTCAGAGCGACAGCCACGCTCATGGCCACAGTCACGGTCATCATGGAGGATTTGACGGTCACGGTCACAGCCATggtcatcatggaggatttggtggTCATCATGATCATGGCCACACTCACGGTCACCATGGAGGATTTGACGCTCATCATGCTCATGGCCACAGTCACGGGCATCATGTAGGATTTGACGGCCATCACGGAGGATTTGGTGGTGGTCATCATGGAGGATTTGATGGCGGTGGAGGATTTACTGCTGGTGGTGGTGGAGTATttactagtggtggtggaggatttgatggtggtggtggaggattTACCAGTGGTGGTGGAGGATTTACCAGTGGTGGTGGAGGATTTAccagtggtggtggaggaggatcgACTCAGACATGA